Proteins co-encoded in one Paraburkholderia edwinii genomic window:
- a CDS encoding pyridoxamine 5'-phosphate oxidase family protein produces the protein MIEITADMQAIIKQAILSFVATVNEDGTPNLSPKASLTVVNGILFFADIASPKTILNLTHNPSIEINVVDIFQRRGYRFKGSASILSPGDDEYLTIANWVRATNGPEYPVDHVVRIDTTSINPLLSPAHVFANPPRSQEEIRMTYYKKYAVKPVGE, from the coding sequence ATGATTGAAATCACCGCCGACATGCAGGCGATCATCAAGCAGGCAATCCTGTCTTTCGTCGCGACAGTCAACGAGGACGGCACGCCCAATCTCTCGCCGAAGGCGTCCTTGACGGTGGTGAACGGTATTCTCTTCTTCGCCGATATCGCATCGCCAAAGACAATACTGAACCTGACGCACAATCCGTCCATCGAAATCAATGTAGTCGACATCTTCCAGCGGCGGGGCTATCGATTCAAGGGCAGTGCGTCGATACTGTCGCCAGGCGACGACGAATATCTCACGATCGCCAACTGGGTTAGGGCGACGAACGGCCCGGAGTATCCAGTCGATCACGTAGTCAGGATCGACACCACTTCGATCAACCCGTTGCTCTCGCCGGCGCATGTGTTCGCCAATCCTCCTCGAAGTCAGGAGGAAATCAGGATGACATACTATAAAAAGTACGCGGTGAAGCCCGTCGGGGAATAG